In the Lepisosteus oculatus isolate fLepOcu1 chromosome 6, fLepOcu1.hap2, whole genome shotgun sequence genome, one interval contains:
- the LOC102682241 gene encoding uncharacterized protein isoform X3, protein MGYGKGRKAVPAGKGCYKKSLSSAVDGAASSNEGLQSNKRAARTRLQHTEETSPGRNLFVDHQYLTACLFMYEAIANKKDLAIEQPAFSCPLPIGWPAGVTMATGWQPTCVSALWAYVVSGRSAVRADWWRCPLPRQRALSAKHRKAAAMVLEETDAGKRLTSAAAGGRLAEVRRLLQDQRLPPDTVNEFGKTALQARRCSAIPGHRRSPTSLQHPDNLTCFPTRLLSTSVFSARRCYSDDDGLLLPGPGPPGARRRPQRPGPLRRHPRARRGPDRLPGDAAHPGGVWRRGQRGGQRGGAAHPRRHRRGARRRGGVPGAPVRPRPPGRRRSHRSGLGPGLLLPRHGAAAGETAGVEPVGPVTGRAALSPLVQLKTVPRNCYTVAFANRPV, encoded by the exons ATGGGATATGGCAAGGGACGCAAAGCAGTGCCTGCTGGGAAGGGCTGTTACAAAAAA TCTTTGTCCTCAGCAGTGGATGGAGCTGCCAGTTCAAATGAAGGACTACAGAGCAACAAGAGAGCAGCCAGGACAAGGCTACAGCACACTGAGGAGACCTCGCCAGGGAGAAACCTGTTTGTGGATCATCAATATTTAACAGCCTGTTTATTTATGTATGAGGCTATCGCAAACAAAAAAGAT CTCGCGATTGAACAGCCCGCCTTCTCCTGCCCGCTTCCCATTGGCTGGCCGGCCGGAGTTACCATGGCGACAGGGTGGCAACCAACCTGTGTCTCCGCCCTCTGGGCCTATGTGGTGTCGGGCCGCTCGGCGGTCCGCGCTGATTGGTGGAGATGCCCCCTCCCCCGACAGCGGGCGCTGAGCGCAAAACACAGAAAG GCTGCTGCAATGGTGCTGGAAGAGACAGACGCCGGGAAGCGGCTGACCTCCGCGGCTGCCGGGGGGAGGCTCGCCGAGGTGCGCCGGCTGCTGCAGGATCAGCGCCTGCCCCCCGACACGGTCAACGAGTTCGGGAAAACGGCGCTGCAG GCGCGTCGTTGTTCCGCTATCCCGGGTCACCGAAGGTCACCAACATCCCTGCAACATCCTGACAACTTGACATGTTTTCCCACTCGCCTGTTGTCAACTAGTGTCTTCTCAGCGCGCAGATGCTACA GTGATGATGATGGGCTGCTGCTCCCTGGCCCGGGCCCTCCTGGAGCGCGGCGCCGACCCCAACGTCCAGGACCACTCCGGCGTCACCCCCGCGCACGACGCGGCCCGGACCGGCTTCCTGGAGACGCTGCGCATCCTGGTGGAGTTTGGCGCCGGGGTCAACGTGGCGGACAGCGCGGGGGCGCTGCCCATCCACGTCGCCATCGCCGAGGGGCACGCCGACGTGGTGGAGTTCCTGGCGCCCCGGTCCGACCTCGGCCACCGGGACGCCGGCGGTCGCACCGCTCTGGACTTGGCCcgggcctcctcctgcccagaCATGGTGCAGCTGCTGGAGAAACAGCTGGAGTCGAGCCTGTAGGTCCAGTCACAGGCAGGGCGGCGCTATCGCCCCTGGTGCAGCTGAAGACTGTTCCTCGGAATTGTTACACTGTTGCTTTTGCTAACAGGCCTGTGTAA
- the LOC102682241 gene encoding cyclin-dependent kinase 4 inhibitor D-like isoform X6, translating to MGYGKGRKAVPAGKGCYKKSLSSAVDGAASSNEGLQSNKRAARTRLQHTEETSPGRNLFVDHQYLTACLFMYEAIANKKDLAIEQPAFSCPLPIGWPAGVTMATGWQPTCVSALWAYVVSGRSAVRADWWRCPLPRQRALSAKHRKVSGPLPKAAAMVLEETDAGKRLTSAAAGGRLAEVRRLLQDQRLPPDTVNEFGKTALQVMMMGCCSLARALLERGADPNVQDHSGVTPAHDAARTGFLETLRILVEFGAGVNVADSAGALPIHVAIAEGHADVVEFLAPRSDLGHRDAGGRTALDLARASSCPDMVQLLEKQLESSL from the exons ATGGGATATGGCAAGGGACGCAAAGCAGTGCCTGCTGGGAAGGGCTGTTACAAAAAA TCTTTGTCCTCAGCAGTGGATGGAGCTGCCAGTTCAAATGAAGGACTACAGAGCAACAAGAGAGCAGCCAGGACAAGGCTACAGCACACTGAGGAGACCTCGCCAGGGAGAAACCTGTTTGTGGATCATCAATATTTAACAGCCTGTTTATTTATGTATGAGGCTATCGCAAACAAAAAAGAT CTCGCGATTGAACAGCCCGCCTTCTCCTGCCCGCTTCCCATTGGCTGGCCGGCCGGAGTTACCATGGCGACAGGGTGGCAACCAACCTGTGTCTCCGCCCTCTGGGCCTATGTGGTGTCGGGCCGCTCGGCGGTCCGCGCTGATTGGTGGAGATGCCCCCTCCCCCGACAGCGGGCGCTGAGCGCAAAACACAGAAAGGTGAGCGGACCTCTGCCAAAG GCTGCTGCAATGGTGCTGGAAGAGACAGACGCCGGGAAGCGGCTGACCTCCGCGGCTGCCGGGGGGAGGCTCGCCGAGGTGCGCCGGCTGCTGCAGGATCAGCGCCTGCCCCCCGACACGGTCAACGAGTTCGGGAAAACGGCGCTGCAG GTGATGATGATGGGCTGCTGCTCCCTGGCCCGGGCCCTCCTGGAGCGCGGCGCCGACCCCAACGTCCAGGACCACTCCGGCGTCACCCCCGCGCACGACGCGGCCCGGACCGGCTTCCTGGAGACGCTGCGCATCCTGGTGGAGTTTGGCGCCGGGGTCAACGTGGCGGACAGCGCGGGGGCGCTGCCCATCCACGTCGCCATCGCCGAGGGGCACGCCGACGTGGTGGAGTTCCTGGCGCCCCGGTCCGACCTCGGCCACCGGGACGCCGGCGGTCGCACCGCTCTGGACTTGGCCcgggcctcctcctgcccagaCATGGTGCAGCTGCTGGAGAAACAGCTGGAGTCGAGCCTGTAG
- the LOC102682241 gene encoding uncharacterized protein isoform X5, whose product MYEAIANKKDLAIEQPAFSCPLPIGWPAGVTMATGWQPTCVSALWAYVVSGRSAVRADWWRCPLPRQRALSAKHRKVSGPLPKAAAMVLEETDAGKRLTSAAAGGRLAEVRRLLQDQRLPPDTVNEFGKTALQARRCSAIPGHRRSPTSLQHPDNLTCFPTRLLSTSVFSARRCYSDDDGLLLPGPGPPGARRRPQRPGPLRRHPRARRGPDRLPGDAAHPGGVWRRGQRGGQRGGAAHPRRHRRGARRRGGVPGAPVRPRPPGRRRSHRSGLGPGLLLPRHGAAAGETAGVEPVGPVTGRAALSPLVQLKTVPRNCYTVAFANRPV is encoded by the exons ATGTATGAGGCTATCGCAAACAAAAAAGAT CTCGCGATTGAACAGCCCGCCTTCTCCTGCCCGCTTCCCATTGGCTGGCCGGCCGGAGTTACCATGGCGACAGGGTGGCAACCAACCTGTGTCTCCGCCCTCTGGGCCTATGTGGTGTCGGGCCGCTCGGCGGTCCGCGCTGATTGGTGGAGATGCCCCCTCCCCCGACAGCGGGCGCTGAGCGCAAAACACAGAAAGGTGAGCGGACCTCTGCCAAAG GCTGCTGCAATGGTGCTGGAAGAGACAGACGCCGGGAAGCGGCTGACCTCCGCGGCTGCCGGGGGGAGGCTCGCCGAGGTGCGCCGGCTGCTGCAGGATCAGCGCCTGCCCCCCGACACGGTCAACGAGTTCGGGAAAACGGCGCTGCAG GCGCGTCGTTGTTCCGCTATCCCGGGTCACCGAAGGTCACCAACATCCCTGCAACATCCTGACAACTTGACATGTTTTCCCACTCGCCTGTTGTCAACTAGTGTCTTCTCAGCGCGCAGATGCTACA GTGATGATGATGGGCTGCTGCTCCCTGGCCCGGGCCCTCCTGGAGCGCGGCGCCGACCCCAACGTCCAGGACCACTCCGGCGTCACCCCCGCGCACGACGCGGCCCGGACCGGCTTCCTGGAGACGCTGCGCATCCTGGTGGAGTTTGGCGCCGGGGTCAACGTGGCGGACAGCGCGGGGGCGCTGCCCATCCACGTCGCCATCGCCGAGGGGCACGCCGACGTGGTGGAGTTCCTGGCGCCCCGGTCCGACCTCGGCCACCGGGACGCCGGCGGTCGCACCGCTCTGGACTTGGCCcgggcctcctcctgcccagaCATGGTGCAGCTGCTGGAGAAACAGCTGGAGTCGAGCCTGTAGGTCCAGTCACAGGCAGGGCGGCGCTATCGCCCCTGGTGCAGCTGAAGACTGTTCCTCGGAATTGTTACACTGTTGCTTTTGCTAACAGGCCTGTGTAA
- the LOC102682241 gene encoding uncharacterized protein isoform X4, which produces MDGLHHDIPDCISFYQLAIEQPAFSCPLPIGWPAGVTMATGWQPTCVSALWAYVVSGRSAVRADWWRCPLPRQRALSAKHRKVSGPLPKAAAMVLEETDAGKRLTSAAAGGRLAEVRRLLQDQRLPPDTVNEFGKTALQARRCSAIPGHRRSPTSLQHPDNLTCFPTRLLSTSVFSARRCYSDDDGLLLPGPGPPGARRRPQRPGPLRRHPRARRGPDRLPGDAAHPGGVWRRGQRGGQRGGAAHPRRHRRGARRRGGVPGAPVRPRPPGRRRSHRSGLGPGLLLPRHGAAAGETAGVEPVGPVTGRAALSPLVQLKTVPRNCYTVAFANRPV; this is translated from the exons CTCGCGATTGAACAGCCCGCCTTCTCCTGCCCGCTTCCCATTGGCTGGCCGGCCGGAGTTACCATGGCGACAGGGTGGCAACCAACCTGTGTCTCCGCCCTCTGGGCCTATGTGGTGTCGGGCCGCTCGGCGGTCCGCGCTGATTGGTGGAGATGCCCCCTCCCCCGACAGCGGGCGCTGAGCGCAAAACACAGAAAGGTGAGCGGACCTCTGCCAAAG GCTGCTGCAATGGTGCTGGAAGAGACAGACGCCGGGAAGCGGCTGACCTCCGCGGCTGCCGGGGGGAGGCTCGCCGAGGTGCGCCGGCTGCTGCAGGATCAGCGCCTGCCCCCCGACACGGTCAACGAGTTCGGGAAAACGGCGCTGCAG GCGCGTCGTTGTTCCGCTATCCCGGGTCACCGAAGGTCACCAACATCCCTGCAACATCCTGACAACTTGACATGTTTTCCCACTCGCCTGTTGTCAACTAGTGTCTTCTCAGCGCGCAGATGCTACA GTGATGATGATGGGCTGCTGCTCCCTGGCCCGGGCCCTCCTGGAGCGCGGCGCCGACCCCAACGTCCAGGACCACTCCGGCGTCACCCCCGCGCACGACGCGGCCCGGACCGGCTTCCTGGAGACGCTGCGCATCCTGGTGGAGTTTGGCGCCGGGGTCAACGTGGCGGACAGCGCGGGGGCGCTGCCCATCCACGTCGCCATCGCCGAGGGGCACGCCGACGTGGTGGAGTTCCTGGCGCCCCGGTCCGACCTCGGCCACCGGGACGCCGGCGGTCGCACCGCTCTGGACTTGGCCcgggcctcctcctgcccagaCATGGTGCAGCTGCTGGAGAAACAGCTGGAGTCGAGCCTGTAGGTCCAGTCACAGGCAGGGCGGCGCTATCGCCCCTGGTGCAGCTGAAGACTGTTCCTCGGAATTGTTACACTGTTGCTTTTGCTAACAGGCCTGTGTAA
- the LOC102682241 gene encoding uncharacterized protein isoform X2 has translation MDGLHHDIPDCISFYQSLSSAVDGAASSNEGLQSNKRAARTRLQHTEETSPGRNLFVDHQYLTACLFMYEAIANKKDLAIEQPAFSCPLPIGWPAGVTMATGWQPTCVSALWAYVVSGRSAVRADWWRCPLPRQRALSAKHRKVSGPLPKAAAMVLEETDAGKRLTSAAAGGRLAEVRRLLQDQRLPPDTVNEFGKTALQARRCSAIPGHRRSPTSLQHPDNLTCFPTRLLSTSVFSARRCYSDDDGLLLPGPGPPGARRRPQRPGPLRRHPRARRGPDRLPGDAAHPGGVWRRGQRGGQRGGAAHPRRHRRGARRRGGVPGAPVRPRPPGRRRSHRSGLGPGLLLPRHGAAAGETAGVEPVGPVTGRAALSPLVQLKTVPRNCYTVAFANRPV, from the exons TCTTTGTCCTCAGCAGTGGATGGAGCTGCCAGTTCAAATGAAGGACTACAGAGCAACAAGAGAGCAGCCAGGACAAGGCTACAGCACACTGAGGAGACCTCGCCAGGGAGAAACCTGTTTGTGGATCATCAATATTTAACAGCCTGTTTATTTATGTATGAGGCTATCGCAAACAAAAAAGAT CTCGCGATTGAACAGCCCGCCTTCTCCTGCCCGCTTCCCATTGGCTGGCCGGCCGGAGTTACCATGGCGACAGGGTGGCAACCAACCTGTGTCTCCGCCCTCTGGGCCTATGTGGTGTCGGGCCGCTCGGCGGTCCGCGCTGATTGGTGGAGATGCCCCCTCCCCCGACAGCGGGCGCTGAGCGCAAAACACAGAAAGGTGAGCGGACCTCTGCCAAAG GCTGCTGCAATGGTGCTGGAAGAGACAGACGCCGGGAAGCGGCTGACCTCCGCGGCTGCCGGGGGGAGGCTCGCCGAGGTGCGCCGGCTGCTGCAGGATCAGCGCCTGCCCCCCGACACGGTCAACGAGTTCGGGAAAACGGCGCTGCAG GCGCGTCGTTGTTCCGCTATCCCGGGTCACCGAAGGTCACCAACATCCCTGCAACATCCTGACAACTTGACATGTTTTCCCACTCGCCTGTTGTCAACTAGTGTCTTCTCAGCGCGCAGATGCTACA GTGATGATGATGGGCTGCTGCTCCCTGGCCCGGGCCCTCCTGGAGCGCGGCGCCGACCCCAACGTCCAGGACCACTCCGGCGTCACCCCCGCGCACGACGCGGCCCGGACCGGCTTCCTGGAGACGCTGCGCATCCTGGTGGAGTTTGGCGCCGGGGTCAACGTGGCGGACAGCGCGGGGGCGCTGCCCATCCACGTCGCCATCGCCGAGGGGCACGCCGACGTGGTGGAGTTCCTGGCGCCCCGGTCCGACCTCGGCCACCGGGACGCCGGCGGTCGCACCGCTCTGGACTTGGCCcgggcctcctcctgcccagaCATGGTGCAGCTGCTGGAGAAACAGCTGGAGTCGAGCCTGTAGGTCCAGTCACAGGCAGGGCGGCGCTATCGCCCCTGGTGCAGCTGAAGACTGTTCCTCGGAATTGTTACACTGTTGCTTTTGCTAACAGGCCTGTGTAA
- the LOC102682241 gene encoding uncharacterized protein isoform X1 → MGYGKGRKAVPAGKGCYKKSLSSAVDGAASSNEGLQSNKRAARTRLQHTEETSPGRNLFVDHQYLTACLFMYEAIANKKDLAIEQPAFSCPLPIGWPAGVTMATGWQPTCVSALWAYVVSGRSAVRADWWRCPLPRQRALSAKHRKVSGPLPKAAAMVLEETDAGKRLTSAAAGGRLAEVRRLLQDQRLPPDTVNEFGKTALQARRCSAIPGHRRSPTSLQHPDNLTCFPTRLLSTSVFSARRCYSDDDGLLLPGPGPPGARRRPQRPGPLRRHPRARRGPDRLPGDAAHPGGVWRRGQRGGQRGGAAHPRRHRRGARRRGGVPGAPVRPRPPGRRRSHRSGLGPGLLLPRHGAAAGETAGVEPVGPVTGRAALSPLVQLKTVPRNCYTVAFANRPV, encoded by the exons ATGGGATATGGCAAGGGACGCAAAGCAGTGCCTGCTGGGAAGGGCTGTTACAAAAAA TCTTTGTCCTCAGCAGTGGATGGAGCTGCCAGTTCAAATGAAGGACTACAGAGCAACAAGAGAGCAGCCAGGACAAGGCTACAGCACACTGAGGAGACCTCGCCAGGGAGAAACCTGTTTGTGGATCATCAATATTTAACAGCCTGTTTATTTATGTATGAGGCTATCGCAAACAAAAAAGAT CTCGCGATTGAACAGCCCGCCTTCTCCTGCCCGCTTCCCATTGGCTGGCCGGCCGGAGTTACCATGGCGACAGGGTGGCAACCAACCTGTGTCTCCGCCCTCTGGGCCTATGTGGTGTCGGGCCGCTCGGCGGTCCGCGCTGATTGGTGGAGATGCCCCCTCCCCCGACAGCGGGCGCTGAGCGCAAAACACAGAAAGGTGAGCGGACCTCTGCCAAAG GCTGCTGCAATGGTGCTGGAAGAGACAGACGCCGGGAAGCGGCTGACCTCCGCGGCTGCCGGGGGGAGGCTCGCCGAGGTGCGCCGGCTGCTGCAGGATCAGCGCCTGCCCCCCGACACGGTCAACGAGTTCGGGAAAACGGCGCTGCAG GCGCGTCGTTGTTCCGCTATCCCGGGTCACCGAAGGTCACCAACATCCCTGCAACATCCTGACAACTTGACATGTTTTCCCACTCGCCTGTTGTCAACTAGTGTCTTCTCAGCGCGCAGATGCTACA GTGATGATGATGGGCTGCTGCTCCCTGGCCCGGGCCCTCCTGGAGCGCGGCGCCGACCCCAACGTCCAGGACCACTCCGGCGTCACCCCCGCGCACGACGCGGCCCGGACCGGCTTCCTGGAGACGCTGCGCATCCTGGTGGAGTTTGGCGCCGGGGTCAACGTGGCGGACAGCGCGGGGGCGCTGCCCATCCACGTCGCCATCGCCGAGGGGCACGCCGACGTGGTGGAGTTCCTGGCGCCCCGGTCCGACCTCGGCCACCGGGACGCCGGCGGTCGCACCGCTCTGGACTTGGCCcgggcctcctcctgcccagaCATGGTGCAGCTGCTGGAGAAACAGCTGGAGTCGAGCCTGTAGGTCCAGTCACAGGCAGGGCGGCGCTATCGCCCCTGGTGCAGCTGAAGACTGTTCCTCGGAATTGTTACACTGTTGCTTTTGCTAACAGGCCTGTGTAA